From Halotia branconii CENA392, the proteins below share one genomic window:
- a CDS encoding nitrate reductase associated protein has product MTNFFKFEADFVNSLRCIPMHVRYKLDTCGIKLKLSDWNQMTQAEHETLVELPCTTEVEVKLYQEYLQQLILERTGTPASKLPIEYYPAWMNSSTIPVSLQKKAQEIGVNLTLQQWQALNPLQRFALIKLSRPGHENKNFPLALAEFHLL; this is encoded by the coding sequence ATGACAAACTTTTTTAAATTTGAAGCAGATTTTGTCAATTCTCTGCGTTGTATACCTATGCACGTCCGCTATAAACTTGATACCTGCGGCATTAAACTAAAATTGTCTGACTGGAATCAAATGACTCAGGCTGAACACGAAACTTTAGTTGAATTACCTTGCACTACAGAAGTAGAAGTTAAACTTTACCAAGAATATCTTCAACAGCTAATTTTAGAACGCACAGGCACACCAGCTTCAAAGTTACCTATTGAATATTATCCTGCATGGATGAACTCTAGCACTATACCAGTAAGTCTTCAAAAAAAAGCCCAAGAAATAGGTGTTAACCTGACACTGCAACAATGGCAAGCTTTAAATCCCTTACAGCGTTTTGCTCTGATTAAACTCAGCCGTCCTGGACATGAAAATAAAAACTTTCCTTTAGCCCTAGCAGAATTTCATCTACTTTAA
- a CDS encoding helix-turn-helix domain-containing protein: protein MDGLPNDRLTKKAYGRILKNVRNLKHCSQEKLAEACFSCRRTIVDIETGKIAPNPSLRVEFAKVLSNPILEYFPQYSIGQFSQRLKIRFQHEKSASKYFLNVINQKDLDSFQEVFYLYKMASHQKDNVLMLLLDEYLHTRIMNAHPDETIRILVERYRQDYIEFFKIWIPQLNFNISLGQNPIHLNIFKAILEQNQSKLTEAIHLHLINSLNDIERIINALLSD, encoded by the coding sequence ATGGATGGTTTACCAAATGATAGGTTAACAAAGAAAGCTTATGGACGCATATTAAAAAATGTGCGGAATTTAAAACATTGCTCACAAGAGAAATTAGCTGAAGCGTGTTTTTCATGTCGGAGAACAATAGTAGATATTGAAACCGGAAAAATCGCCCCTAATCCCTCTCTGAGAGTTGAGTTTGCTAAAGTTTTATCTAACCCTATACTTGAATACTTTCCACAATATTCTATTGGACAATTTTCACAGCGATTGAAAATTAGATTTCAGCATGAAAAATCCGCAAGCAAATATTTTTTAAATGTTATTAATCAAAAAGATTTAGATAGTTTTCAAGAGGTCTTCTATCTTTATAAAATGGCATCACATCAAAAGGATAATGTGCTAATGCTCCTTTTGGATGAGTATCTTCATACGCGCATCATGAATGCCCATCCTGACGAAACTATAAGAATTTTAGTCGAACGATATAGACAAGATTATATAGAATTTTTCAAAATTTGGATTCCCCAACTTAATTTCAACATATCACTTGGACAAAATCCAATCCACTTGAATATATTTAAAGCTATCCTTGAGCAAAACCAGTCTAAATTAACTGAAGCTATTCACTTGCACTTAATTAACTCTCTCAATGATATTGAGCGAATTATAAATGCGCTCTTATCTGATTGA
- a CDS encoding PrsW family glutamic-type intramembrane protease has translation MIGKNARHNAFLRLVSGNGVALGTESRYSLFTSKEVVIGRDPSCQVVLDAMTYRMVSRRHAVVRPLSSSPDSKFSWLLCDLNSANGTYLNGQRLYGCQELHAGDRISLGADGPQFIFEHESISQATVLSNQSAALPSARNYQNHTYLKPPDSVSFTQLFPIISTGKDLTRKAYLVPGMLTVVFVVLMFATVGRPQANQIIVAIYIAFAAYYFVYQLCGKQKPWWVLIGAALGTAMILLSPVLDLFIFVFRSVLPGSLPSSNESITFTELLVRMFFGAGLMEELLKALPIIGAYFIGNSLPSPWRERIGVWEPLDGILLGTASAVGFTLLETLGQYVPEITNNVAQQVGVGAVGQLVGLQLLIPRILGSVAGHMAYSGYLGYFIGLAVLKPRRSWQILAVGYLSAAALHALWNATGSINALLLVVVGVLSYAFLMAAILKARALSPTRSQNFATRFLGPK, from the coding sequence ATGATAGGCAAAAACGCAAGACATAACGCATTTCTGCGGCTGGTGTCTGGTAACGGAGTAGCTTTGGGAACGGAATCTCGCTACTCGCTATTTACCAGTAAAGAGGTAGTAATTGGACGCGACCCCAGTTGCCAAGTTGTCTTAGATGCCATGACGTATCGGATGGTATCTCGTCGTCATGCCGTGGTTCGTCCTCTTTCTTCATCTCCAGATAGCAAATTTAGCTGGCTACTTTGTGATTTAAATAGCGCTAATGGCACTTATTTAAATGGGCAACGCTTGTATGGATGTCAGGAATTACACGCAGGCGATCGCATTTCTTTAGGTGCTGATGGGCCACAATTTATTTTTGAACATGAATCTATCTCTCAAGCTACTGTATTAAGCAACCAAAGCGCAGCCTTGCCTTCAGCAAGAAACTATCAAAACCACACCTATTTAAAGCCTCCAGATTCGGTCAGCTTCACTCAACTATTTCCAATTATTTCCACTGGCAAAGATTTAACTCGCAAAGCTTACCTTGTACCAGGAATGCTGACTGTAGTATTTGTGGTGCTGATGTTTGCTACTGTAGGTCGCCCCCAAGCTAATCAAATAATTGTAGCGATTTACATAGCATTTGCTGCCTACTATTTTGTTTATCAACTTTGCGGTAAACAAAAACCTTGGTGGGTGCTAATAGGTGCAGCCTTGGGTACAGCAATGATTTTGCTCAGTCCTGTATTAGATCTATTTATCTTTGTATTTCGTAGTGTTTTGCCTGGTAGCTTACCCTCATCTAACGAATCTATCACCTTCACAGAACTGCTGGTGCGAATGTTTTTTGGGGCTGGGTTGATGGAAGAATTACTCAAGGCTTTGCCTATAATTGGGGCATATTTCATCGGCAATAGCTTACCCTCTCCTTGGCGAGAACGCATCGGTGTTTGGGAGCCTTTAGATGGCATTCTCTTAGGAACAGCTTCGGCTGTAGGCTTCACTTTATTGGAAACGTTGGGACAATATGTACCAGAGATAACTAACAATGTTGCTCAACAAGTAGGCGTGGGGGCTGTTGGTCAACTGGTAGGTTTGCAACTGCTAATACCACGTATTCTCGGTTCCGTGGCAGGACACATGGCTTACAGCGGCTATTTGGGGTATTTTATTGGGTTAGCTGTTCTTAAGCCCCGGCGGAGTTGGCAAATTCTCGCCGTTGGCTATCTCAGTGCTGCTGCCCTCCACGCTTTATGGAACGCTACAGGATCTATCAATGCTTTACTATTGGTGGTAGTTGGAGTGTTATCTTATGCCTTTTTGATGGCAGCAATTCTCAAAGCACGGGCATTGTCACCAACGCGATCGCAAAATTTCGCTACCCGCTTCCTTGGCCCTAAATAG
- a CDS encoding CHAT domain-containing protein, which translates to MPSLNLAIARLINTGTDNFAIWVVKAPYPSGYVLHDCVWPVELTQVWQEWQQMFTGHSGLDISRSSTQQPGNPLPINLVSLPLGQGSGYSSRLMQYMGMNLWRWVFDGPILGSLERSRGMAMGQHTRLRFRLEIRDPDLIALPWEIMQREPGKSAMSLSQDLLFSRTTSEVEPLPYLRTDQALNILLVLGHDENLQLTQEAAILEQTLLNNNSVGNNYQVYAPCTVKTLLQPTPQELIQELETKAYNVFFYAGHGLPNPDGGLLFLRPSMTLNGIELAQVLIRSGLKLAVFNACWGAQPAAINHQAILASSLAEVLIRHGVPAVLGMRDEIADHESHSFIQVFAKALRSRKPIDEAVAEARQELLTIYKFNQPAWTLPVLYLHPDFDGELIKSFDEGITELPDTAIPNLNSPVTRACLRSLLPGGKIWFLRSGVTRIGRTKDNDIVIPEPSVSKRHAEILCRNTLTGATPVRTYYLQDFSTYGTTWCLGLNGWQQILREEVPLESGMQLKFGSSRGETWEFIIEDS; encoded by the coding sequence ATGCCATCCCTGAACCTGGCGATCGCCCGTCTGATCAACACTGGCACAGATAACTTCGCTATTTGGGTGGTTAAAGCTCCCTATCCCAGTGGTTATGTTTTGCATGACTGTGTATGGCCTGTTGAACTCACCCAAGTTTGGCAAGAATGGCAACAGATGTTTACTGGTCATAGTGGCTTAGATATTTCTAGAAGCTCAACTCAACAGCCAGGAAATCCACTGCCGATCAATTTGGTTTCACTTCCTCTAGGACAAGGCTCTGGTTACAGTAGTCGTCTCATGCAATACATGGGAATGAATTTATGGCGTTGGGTATTTGATGGGCCAATTCTGGGTAGTTTAGAACGCAGTCGTGGTATGGCTATGGGTCAGCATACGCGTTTGCGTTTTCGCCTAGAAATTCGTGACCCAGATCTGATTGCCTTACCTTGGGAAATTATGCAAAGAGAGCCTGGTAAGTCGGCCATGTCTCTCTCACAAGATTTGCTATTTAGCCGTACCACAAGCGAAGTTGAACCCCTGCCGTATTTGCGAACCGATCAGGCTTTAAACATCTTGCTGGTTTTAGGACATGATGAGAATTTGCAGTTAACACAAGAAGCAGCCATCTTAGAACAAACTCTCTTAAATAACAATTCTGTGGGTAACAATTATCAAGTATATGCACCTTGTACAGTGAAAACGCTGCTGCAACCAACCCCACAAGAATTGATTCAGGAACTCGAAACTAAGGCATACAACGTCTTTTTTTATGCTGGTCACGGTTTACCAAACCCAGATGGCGGCTTATTATTTTTGCGTCCTAGCATGACCTTGAATGGCATAGAATTAGCACAAGTATTAATTCGCAGTGGTTTGAAACTGGCAGTTTTCAATGCTTGTTGGGGAGCGCAACCAGCCGCGATTAATCACCAAGCGATTCTTGCCAGTAGTTTAGCAGAAGTCTTAATCCGTCATGGTGTGCCTGCTGTTTTAGGAATGCGTGATGAAATTGCCGATCACGAAAGCCATAGTTTTATTCAAGTGTTTGCCAAAGCTTTGCGATCGCGTAAACCCATTGATGAAGCAGTGGCGGAAGCTAGGCAAGAACTGTTAACAATATATAAGTTCAATCAACCTGCTTGGACTTTACCTGTTCTTTACCTGCATCCTGATTTTGATGGTGAACTCATTAAAAGCTTTGATGAAGGTATTACCGAACTACCTGATACTGCTATCCCCAATCTTAATTCTCCGGTTACTAGAGCTTGTTTGCGATCGCTTTTACCGGGAGGCAAAATCTGGTTTTTGCGCTCTGGTGTCACCCGCATCGGCCGCACGAAAGATAATGATATTGTCATCCCCGAACCTTCAGTTTCTAAGCGTCATGCCGAAATTTTATGCCGGAATACCCTCACAGGCGCTACTCCGGTGCGAACTTATTATCTACAAGATTTTTCTACTTACGGCACAACTTGGTGTTTAGGCCTTAATGGTTGGCAACAAATCCTTCGTGAGGAAGTTCCCTTAGAGTCAGGAATGCAATTAAAGTTTGGAAGTTCTAGAGGTGAAACTTGGGAATTTATTATTGAAGATTCCTAG